A genomic region of Solanum dulcamara chromosome 2, daSolDulc1.2, whole genome shotgun sequence contains the following coding sequences:
- the LOC129870202 gene encoding uncharacterized protein LOC129870202, which yields MPDYCPYCKHQGHTLQVCTVKKIDEENKKNNDQEEEVRNTDRIITDKRKALKPATDHHKETQLQEDQHIKEQQNTNRAETEKRNQEHTGWQIQRRRGKKDGQHQQHQTRQHKTQVFRSKGEGSVPHQHNDTNNNDERNQQQSVHSTSHNPTQQVGTSRPVDKEKDQNIAAIEEPSSGLNTVEGNNVKSTEVCGVEEGESQEKITNMQEGATRGRELLLVDPRKDYKSHATTPPNTSRSRYTFSDPQQQGHIISKQEKRDAINKKLIQERQSEQTSVNYVLVPKQEGIQMQSAEQSKLSQKTISDGFKEEYTATDHAPPLQIYDVSNERQVLSKEDSAEDLSDEYRVTHSEDEEDPDQWEDEQMNNRKTN from the exons ATGCCAGACTACTGTCCTTACTGCAAGCATCAAGGTCACACCTTACAAGTTTGTACTGTTAAAAAAATAGATGAGgagaataagaaaaataatgatcaaGAAGAGGAGGTCAGGAACACAGACAGGATCATCACTGATAAGAGAAAGGCTCTGAAACCTGCTACTGATCATCACAAGGAAACTcagctccaagaagaccaacatattaaggaacaacaaaacactaatAGGGCTGAAActgaaaaaagaaatcaagagCATACAGGGTGGCAAATCCAAAGGAGAAGAGGCAAGAAAGATGGACAACACCAACAACATCAAACACGGcagcataaaacacaagtattcaggTCAAAAGGGGAAGGTTCAGTACCTCACCAACACAATGACACCAACAACAATGATGAAAGAAACCAGCAACAGTCAG TACATTCCACTTCCCATAATCCCACTCAACAGGTTGGAACTAGCAGACCTGTAGACAaggaaaaagatcaaaatattgCTGCCATAGAAGAACCAAGTTCTGGCTTGAATACTGTTGAAGGCAACAATGTCAAAAGCACAG AAGTTTGTGGGGTTGAGGAAGGGGAAAGTCAGGAGAAAATTACTAACATGCAGGAAGGGGCTACCAGGGGGAGGGAACTTCTGTTGGTTGACCCTAGGAAAGACTATAAATCCCATGCAACCACTCCTCCAAATACTAGCAGGTCCAGG TACACATTCTCAGACCCTCAACAACAAGGCCACATTATCTCTAAGCAAGAAAAAAGGGATGCTATTAACAAGAAACTTATCCAGGAGAGGCAATCAGAGCAAACAAGTGTGAACTATGTTCTGGTACCAAAACAAGAAGGAATCCAGATGCAGTCTGCAGAACAGAGTAAACTTAGTCAGAAAACCATATCAGATGGTTTTAAAGAGGAGTACACAGCTACTGATCATGCCCCACCTCTGCAAATTTATGATGTATCCAATGAGAGGCAGGTGCTTAGTAAAGAAGACAGTGCAGAAGACTTATCTGATGAatatagggtcactcattctgaagatgaggaagacCCTGACCAATGGGAGGATGAACAAATGAACAACAGGAAAACCAATTAG